CGCAACCAGGACCTCATCGCGGTCGCGGCCGCCGCCGAGGTCACCGCCGCGTTCCGCACCACCATCGGGCTGCCGGGCACCCTGGCGACCCGGCTGCAGCCCAACCATCCCACCGACGATCCCCGCGGCATCGCCGCCGCGGTGCTCGACGGGCTGCTGCTGGGGTGCGGGGACGCGGTGATCGGCATCAACCCGGCCACCGACTCCCCGCACGCCACCTCGGATCTGCTGCATCTGCTCGACTCCATCCGGACCCGCTACGACATCCCGGTGCAGTCCTGCGTGCTGTCGCACATCACCACCACCATCGGCCTGATCGAGGAGGGGGCACCGGTCGACCTGGTGTTCCAATCCATCGCCGGCACCGAGGGCGCCAACTCCGCGTTCGGCGTGAACATCGCGCTGCTGCGTGAAGGACGGGATGCCGCAACGGCTCTCGGTCGCGGCACCGTCGGCGACAACGTGATGTACCTGGAGACCGGGCAGGGGTCCGCCCTGAGTTCGGGGACGCACCTGGGCGTCGGCGGCAAGCCGGTCGATCAGCAGACCCTGGAGACCAGGGCCTATGCGGTGGCCCGGGACCTGAACCCGCTACTGGTCAACACCGTCGTCGGTTTCATCGGCCCGGAGTACCTCTACGACGGGAAGCAGATCATCCGGGCCGGGCTGGAGGACCACTTCTGCGGCAAGCTGCTCGGGCTGCCGATGGGTGTGGACGTCTGCTACACCAACCACGCCGAAGCCGACCAGAACGATATGGACACCCTGCTGACGCTGTTGGCCGCGGCCCGCGCGGCGTTCGTCATCACGGTGCCCGGCGCCGACGATGTGATGCTCGGCTACCAGAGCCTGTCCTTCCACGATGTGCTCACCACCCGGCGGACCCTGGGGCTGCGGCCCGCCCCGGAGTTCGAAGCCTGGATGCAACGGGTCGGCATGGTCGACGACGCCGGGCGGCTGACCCCCTTCGATCTGACGCACTCACCGCTGCGCGCGCTCACCCAGGCGCCGGCATGACCGCGCAGGATCCCGCGGTCCGGGAGTTCTGGGACGACCTGCGCAAAACCACCCAGGCCCGGATCGGCTTGGGCCGGGCCGGAACGGCGCTGCCCACCCGCGAGGTCCTGGAACTGGCGGCCGCGCACGCCGCGGCCCGCGACGCCGTGCACATCCCGCTGGATGTGCAGGAGATCTGCGGAGCTGTTCGTTCGGTCGGGATCGGCGAACCGGTGGCCGTGACCAGCCGCGCCACCTCCCGCGACGAATACCTGCGCCGCCCCGACCTGGGCCGGGTGCCGGCCGAGGACATGGAGGTGCCGCACAGCCCGGCCGATATCGGCTTCGTGCTGGCCGACGGGCTGTCGCCGACGGCGCTGAGCCATCACGGCGCCGCGCTGCTGGGCGCGTTGGTCGAGCAGCTTCGCGACCGGTACACCCTGGCGCCCCCGGTCATCGCCACCCAGGCCCGCGTCGCATTGGGCGATCACATCGCCGCCCGGCAGGGGGTGCGCACCGTGGCGGTGATCATCGGGGAACGCCCCGGTCTGAGCGTCGCCGACAGCCTCGGCATCTATCTCACGCACCTGCCCCGGCCGGGGTGCACCGACGCCGACCGCAACTGCATCTCCAACATCCATCCACCCGACGGGCTGGGCTACGCCGAGGCGGCCCGGGTGGCGGCCGGGCTGGTCGGTGGGGCGGTGGCACTCGGCCGCTCGGGCGTCGGCCTCAAGGACACCTCGCGCCTGGAACTGGGCGCCCAACCTACGGTGGACGGGGAAATCGCCTGAGGGTGCGGGTTTCCGGTATCACCGCGGCCGCCGGACGCGTTTTGACCTGGGCGGATAACGACCGGTAAGCTGCTCGGTTGGCGTGAGCTGCCCTTCGCCGGGCGCACGGGTCCCGGGTCAACGTCGGTCGCCGGAATCCTGAATCGCGTCCGCCTGACCGGCATCAATAACCCGAGAGAAGAAGGTAAGCACTGTGCCTACTTACACGCCGAAGGCGGGTGACACCACGCGTTCGTGGTACGTCATCGACGCCCAAGACGTGGTGCTCGGCCGTCTCGCCGTCGAAGCAGCCAAGCTGCTCCGCGGCAAGCACAAGCCGACATTCACGCCCAACGTCGACGGTGGCGACTTCGTCATCGTCATCAATGCCGAGAAGATCGCCGTCAGCGGCGACAAGCTCACCAACAAGTTCGCTTACAGCCACTCGGGTTACCCCGGCGGCCTGCGCAAGCGCTCCATCGGTGAACTGCTGGAGAAGCACCCCACCCGGGTCGTGGAGAACGCGATCATCGGGATGCTGCCGCACACCAAGCTGAGCCGCCAGGTTCAGAAGAAGCTGAAGGTGTACGCCGGCCCGGATCATCCGCACGCCGCGCAGCAGCCGATTCCGTTCGAGATCAAGCAGGTGGCGCAATGACCGAACAGACTGGGACCGAACTGAACGAGATCGAAGCCGAGGTGGCCGAGGTCGTCGAGACCCCCGAGGGTGAGGTCACCTTCGAGGAGACCGTCGTCGAGGAAGCCGCTCCGCGTGAGCCGGTCTACATCGACCGCCCGATCCAGACCGTCGGCCGCCGCAAGGAAGCCGTCGTCCGGGTCCGCCTGGTGCCCGGCACCGGCAAGTTCCACCTGGACGGCCGTTCGTTGGAGGCCTACTTCCCGAACAAGGTGCACCAGCAGCTGATCAAGGCTCCGCTGGTGACCGTGGACCGGGTGGACAGCTTCGACATCTACGCCCACCTCGATGGTGGCGGCCCGTCCGGGCAGGCCGGCGCGCTGCGCCTGGCCATCGCGCGTGCACTGATCCTGGTGCAGCCCGAGGACCGTCCGGCCCTGAAGAAGGCCGGCTTCCTGACCCGCGACCCGCGTGCCATCGAGCGCAAGAAGTACGGCCTCAAGAAGGCCCGTAAGGCTCCGCAGTACAGCAAGCGCTGATCTGCTCTGCTTTACACCGCCGGGTGTGGATTCCGATCCACACCCGGCGGTTTTCTTTTTTTCGTGACCTTGTTTGCTCGGGGCCGCGGGGCACCCGGGTGCCGATCGCGGGGTCGAGCAGCGCGAAGGGGGCACTCCGGCACTGTTCAGTGGGAAATCGGCGACGATACCGGGGCCGGTCGGCGGGGACCATGATCGGCGCGACGAGGCGTTGGCTCGTTCGGCGGGGTTCGCAGGAGATCGGGCCGGGCATGTTTGAGATCGCCCTCGACGGTGCAAACCCTGGGAGTGGAGCGGGGACGCCGTCGTGCGTCCGAGGCAGACCGAATCTGTCGCCGGAACGAGTCAGTCAGCTCGTGGGGGACCGGACCGCTTCACTGACTGAAAGGATGAATGTCTTGAAGACGAGCACTTTGACCCGCGTAACTGCCGGTGCCGCCATGGGCGGAGCATTTCTACTGTTCGGAGGCGCCGCGGCGGCCAACGCCGAGCCCGGCGACGGACGAGTAGACCTCGCGATCGGGACGGCAGGCGTGCTGACCGGCGTGCCTATCGAGACTGCTTCGAAGATCGCCGCCGGTGTCTGCGATGCCGACCAGTCGACCATCGCATCCACCGCCGAGAGCGTGGACGCCAGCGGCGCCCAGCAGAGCGTCTGCACCAGCCCCGAGATCGGCGCCGTCGACTTCCGGCAGAACACCACCGGCGCCGAGGCCGGCACCTCCGGCGTGATCGATGCGCCGGGTACCGCGGAGGGCACCTCGTACTCCGAGGAGCCCACCGAGCAGCCGGCGCCTGACGTGACCGGCGATGAGGAGACCGCCGTCGAGGACGGTGAGACTCCTGTCACCACCACGACCGTTCCCGTACCGAGCCCGGTCGGCTGATCTGGTCCGCTAGCACCACCACCGCCCGCGCCCACCTGGGGTGCGGGCGGTGCCTCGTTCCGGGCGGACCCGGATACCGATTCGGTACCTACTCGGGCGTACGAGTTGCCGGTTGGCTCTTTGGGTGCTTTCTGTGAGAAATTTATGGGCATGGCTCGACTGTTCGGCACCGACGGCGTGCGCGGAGTCGCCAATCGCGATCTGACCGCAGAGTTGGCGGTGGCCCTCGGTTCGGCCGCCGCCCGACGGTTGACGTCGGCCGGGACCGCCCGGCGCCGGATCGCCGTGGTGGGACGCGACCCGCGGGCCAGCGGCGAGATGCTGGAGGCGGCGGTCATCGCCGGAATCACCAGCGAGGGCATCGACGCACTGCGGGTCGGTGTGCTGCCCACCCCCGCGGTGGCCTATCTGACCAATGCGTATGACGCCGACTTCGGCGTGATGATCTCCGCATCGCACAATCCGATGCCTGACAACGGCATCAAGATCTTCGGCCCCGGCGGGCACAAGCTGGATGACGCCACCGAGGACCGCATCGAGGAACTCCTGAACTCCGGGCCGGGGACACGCCCGGTGGGCGCCGGCATCGGGCGCGTGGTCGACGCCGAGGACGCTCTGGACCGGTATCTGCGCCACGCCGCCAAGGCCGTCACCGCCCGGCTGGACGGCATCAAGGTCGTGGTGGACTGCGCGAACGGCGCAGCCTCGGTGGCCGCGCCGCTGGCCTACCGCGCGGCCGGCGCCGAGGTGATCACGCTGCACGCCGACCCGGACGGTCTCAACATCAACGACCGCTGCGGATCCACCCACATGGAGGTCCTGCAGGAGGCCGTGTTGGCGCACGGTGCCGACCTCGGGCTGGCCCACGACGGCGACGCCGACCGATGCCTGGCCGTCGACGCCACCGGTGCCCTCATCGACGGCGACGCCATCATGGTGATGATGGCGCTGGCCATGCAGGAGGCCGGTGAACTGGCTTCCAACACCCTGGTCGCCACCGTGATGAGCAACCTCGGCCTGCACCTGGCGATGCGCGCAGCCGGGATCGAGGTGCGCACCACCGCCGTCGGCGACCGCTATGTGCTCGAAGAACTGCGGGCCGGGGAATTCTCGCTGGGCGGTGAGCAGTCCGGCCACATCGTGCTGCCGAGCTTCGGCACCACCGGCGACGGGATCGTGACCGGCCTGCGGGTGATGTCGCGAATGGCCCAGACCGGGGTATCGCTGGCCGCGCTGTGTGAGCCGATGCACACCCTGCCCCAGGTGTTGATCAATGTGGCGGTTGCCGACAAGGCCACCGTCGCAGAAGCCGTTTCGGTGCGTGCGGCGGTCGCCGAGGCCGAGGCCGAGCTCGGGGACACCGGCCGGATTCTGTTGCGGCCGTCGGGAACCGAGCAGGTGGTACGGGTGATGGTGGAGGCTGCCGACGAGGTCACCGCGCGCCAGCTCGCGGCCCGGGTGGCCGAATCGGTCAGCCGGCAGGGCTAGTTTCACCCGACAGGGAACCGATCGCAGCGCTGCTGCGTCCAATTCGGGTATGGGATTCATCGACGCTGCCCGGGTGGATGTCGCCGCCGTCCTCGACGCCGCGCACCGCTACGACACCGCGGCCGGGATGCTGGACGGTGCGGTGCAACGATGCGTGACCGCGCTGGTCTTCGGGGGCGCGCGGGCCGGCCGCGAGTACAACGCCGAGGGTGAGGACGTGCGACGGGCCGTCGACCGGGCCGTCGTGGCCCTGCGCGAGTGGTCCCGCAGCTGCCGGGACGTGGCCGCCCAGCTGAGGGTGTCGGCGGCCGAGTATGAACAGGTCGACGACCGCGCCGCGCGCCGGATCGGGTGAGGCGATGAACGAGCTCGCGCCGGGTTTGCCTGCCGTGCAGGTGATGTCCGAGTATGTCCGGGCCGTTCGCCTGCTCGGACACCCCGCCCCGGAGCCCACCCGCCTGCACACCGCATACACCGCGGAGGACGGGATGGACCTGGCGGCGCTGGACGCCGACGCCCGCGCGCTGTCGGCGGCGGCCGCGACCGCCGAGGAGACACTGCTGCTGCAGGAGCACGCGCGACGAACATTGGACGGGACCTGGCGGGGTGCCGGGGCGCAGGCGGCCGCCGACCGGCTGCACCGGCACGCCGACTCTGCCGGTGCGCTGGTCGAGGGTCTCCGCGGGACTGCGGTGGCGCTCGGCGATCTGGGAAACCGGTTGCGGCAGTTGATCGATGCCAAGGTCGACACCACGCTGGAGGTCGAAGCACGCGGCGCGAGGGCCCAGTGGCTGGGTGCCGCCCGCACCGTGACGACCGGTGCCGGGGACCGTTCTGCCGCCAGCGAGTTGGTGGATATGCAGGTGGCGCCGTTCGTCGCGAACGACATCGGCATCGACTGGGTGTCGTCGATGCGGGACACCGAGGCCGCGATCCGGCAGGCCTACCGCGATGCGGCCACCGCGGCCGGCAGCGCTGCAGCGGTATTCGAGCGGTCGGGCTCATTTTTGAGCGTTGGTACCGGATCTCCGGCAGCTGAGCAGGTGTGGGCTCGCACCGGTCCGGCGGCGGTGACCGTTCCGGCGGGCTATGCGCCGGCACCGCAGGCACCGGAGTCCTTGGCGGCACCCGCATCTGCCCCTGTCGCGCCGGCCGCGTCGGTGATGCCGTCCTCCGCACCGCCCGCGGCCGGGCCGGCGCCGCTGGATCCGGCAGCCACAGTGCCCCCGGCCACCCCGATGCCGAACGGTCTCGGCGGCGGGGCATCCCCGCTGGGATCCGGCATGACGGGGTTGTCCGGACTGGGACAGTCCTTGACCGACATGCTCGGCGGTCTGCTCGGGTCCGGGGGAGATGCACTGGGTGAGAACCTAGCCGGGACTCACGATCTCGACCTTGGACCAGACGATGATCCGGAGGACCGCGAGATCGAGGACCCCGCCGAGGGTGAGGTGCCCGACGGCGAGGTGCCCGAAGACGAGGTGCCAAAAGGCGACGACTCTGAAGAGGATGACTCTGAAGAGACTGAAGGCGAGGCCGAGGCCGGTGACCCGGAGGAGCCCGACGACGCGGCACCCGGCGAACCGGCCGCGGCCGGTGAACCCGCCTCACCCTCCGAACCCGTTGCCCCGCAACCGGAGCCGCCGGTGCCGACACCCGTGCCCGACCCACCGGTCGATCCGGTCATCCCTGCCGAACCGGCACCGCCGGAGACCCCGTGCCAGATCGCGGCCGACGATCTGCCGCAGGCCGGGCCCTGAGAGGTGCCCGTCAGGGGCTCATCCGGCTGGCGACCAGTTCCCAGCCGTCGACCGGATTGCCGCGAATGACGAAGTATCCGGTGTTCTGCATCGGCGCGGTGAGGAACGTGCCGGGGTCCACACCGCGCACGTTCATGGCCACCCACATCATGGTGGCGGCCCCGTGCGAGTAGGCGACCGCGTTGCTGTCCCCGCTGTCGTAGATGGCCTGGACGGCCTCGTCGTAGCGGGCATCGAACTCGTTGCCGTCGATGGACCCGGGGATGCGTGCGGCGCGGTCACCGCTCAGCCACCGCAGCGGCGCGGCGGCGTAGGTGGTGGCGGCGTCGGCCTCCGGCAGGCCCTCGTAGTCCCCGGCCTCGATTTCGCGGAGCCCGGGCAGCACCACGATCGGTTCCCGCAGCGCGGCGGCCATCGGTTGGGCGGTCTGCTGGGTGCGGATCATGGTCGACGCGTAGACACCGTCGTAGCTGTTGCCCTTGCCGCGCAGTGCGGCGGTGCTGGCCTCGGCTTCCCGGCGGCCGAGGTCGGTGAGTGCGGGGCCCGGGGTGGAGCTGTCGATCAGACCCGAGGCGTTGCCGGCGGACTGCGCGTGCCGCACCAGGGTCAGGGTGATGTCGCGGAGCTCGGCCGCCGCGATCGGCGCCGACACCAGCGCCAGCGCGACGGTCAGCAGCAGGGCCGCGGTCGCCCGCCCGATTGCGGTAATGGCCGGCACAGCGCCTCCCAGAAGTGAGCACGAAAAAGGTCGCCGTCAAACGTATCTGACGGCGACCATTTCTCGGTCTCGATCCCTAGCGGATCAGCGGGTGCCGGTGCGTGCGGCACCCGAGCCGCTGCGGCGCGGACGTCCACGCCCACCGGCCTGGCCGCCGCCGGAGTGGCCGCCCTGGGCGTGTCCGCCACCGGAATGGCCGGACCCGCCCGAACTGCGCTGCGGCCGGCGGCGGCGTCCGGGCTGCTGCGAGGTACGCGCCGGCTGGTCGGCCGGGGTCTCCTGCACCAGGCCCCCGCTGAACGAGCGCTCGCCGGGGGCGATCTCCTGCAGCACCGGGTGCGATGTGCCGGCGAACTTGGTGATGGTCGGCTTCACGCCGGCCTTGCGGGTCAGCACCCGCACGTCGGCGACCTGATCGTCGAGCATCAGGGTCACCACCGTGCCGTCGTTGCCGGCGCGGGCGGTACGCCCGGACCGGTGCAGGTAGGCCTTGTGCTCGACCGGCGGATCGGCGTGTACCACCAGGTTGACGTCATCGACGTGGATGCCGCGCGCAGCGATGTCGGTGGCCACCAGCACCGCGGCCGACCCGTCGGAGAACGCACCGAGGTTACGCGTGCGGGCGTTCTGGGAGAGGTTGCCGTGCAGTTCGACTGCCGGGACGCCACGCGAGTTCAGCTTGCGGGCAAGGCCTTTGGCGCCGTACTTGGTGCGCGCGAACACGATGGTGCGACCGGGGGAGGCGGCCAGATCGGCCAGCACCTCGAAGCGGGCCGAGCCGTCCACGTGCAGGACGTGGTGCACCATGGCCGAGACCGGGGACTGCTCGGAGTCCACGCTGTGCACGATCGGGTTGTGCAGGTAGCGGTCGACCAGGACGTCGATGCCGTTGTCCAGGGTGGCCGAGAACAGCAGCCGCTGGCAGTTGCGCGGGGTGCGGTCCAGCAGGCGCTTCACCGGCGGCAGGAAGCCCAGGTCGGCCATGTGGTCGGCCTCGTCGAGCACGGTGACCTCCACCGCGGACAGGTCGGCATGACCGGACTTGACGTGATCTTCCAGCCGGCCGGGGCAGGCGATGACGATGTCGACGCCGTCGCGCAGCTTCTGGATCTGGGGTCCGGCGCTGACGCCGCCGAAGATGGTGGCCGAACGCAGGTTGGTGGCCTTGGCCAGCGGTGCGAGCGAGGCGTCGATCTGGGTGGCCAGCTCCCGGGTCGGGGCCAGGATCAGCGCGCGGGGCTTGCCGGAACGCCGCGGGGCGGCAGACGCTGCCAGGCGAGTGACGACGGGCAGCAGGAACGCGTAGGTCTTGCCGGACCCGGTGCGGCCGCGGCCGAGCACGTCACGGCCGGCCAGCGAATCGGGCAGCGTCGCGGACTGGATGGGGAAGGGGGACTCGATGCCACTGGCGGCGAGCGTGGTGACAACGGCCTCGGGCAAGCCGAGGTCGGCAAAGGTAGACAAGTAAATGCTCCAGAAATAGAAACGGTCGTCCTGCCCGGCGCGGATGGTCCCGCGGCGCTCGGTGTGACGATCAGCAGAGCTCAAGAATGGCCCTGGCGAAGCGGCAAAAGGCAGAACAGACGATGCCGCTGTTACACAGGGTACCTAATGATGCCGCCGGGCCCCAATCAGTGAGGTGAGCGTCACCCGCAACCGCCCTCGGCGGGGCTACAGGTCGCCGGTCAGCGACACCAATTCCTCGGTGAACCGAATGGCCTCGGCATCGTCGGTGGCCAGTGGGTGCACCAGCATGGTGGTCACGCCGGCCTCCTTGTAGGCCGCCAGTCGCTCCTGGACGAAGCCACGCGGACCGACCAGTGACACCTGCCGGACCAACTCGTCGGGCACCGCGGCGATGGCTTCGGATTTCTTGCCGGACAGGAACAGGTCCTGGATGTGATCGGCCACCTCGCCGAATCCGTACCGGGTGGCGAGGTTGTGGTAGAAGTTCTTGCCGCGTGCGCCCATGCCGCCGATGTAGAGCGCCAATTGGGGTTTGGCCCAGGCCAACCTGTCATCGAGATCCTCGCCGATGGCAAGGCTGGCGCTGACCATGATGTCCAGCGGTCCCAGGGCCGGGTCGCGCTTGGCGTAGCCCGCGCGCAGCGCATCGCCCCACACCTCGTCGGCCTTCTCCGGGTAGAAGAACACCGGCTGCCAGCCCTGTGCGATCTCGGCGGTCAGCTCGACGTTCTTCGGTCCCAGCGCAGCGATGGTGATCGGGATGTCCTCCCGCACTGGATGATTGATGAGGCGCAGCGGTTTGCCGAGGCCGGTGCCGCGGTCGGCGGGCAGCGGGATCTGGTAGTGCTTGCCCTCGTAGTTCACCTTCTCGCGGCGCCACACCTGGCGGCAGATGTCCACCACCTCGCGGGTGCGGCCCAGCGGGGCGTCGAACGGCACCCCGTGGAAGCCCTCCATGACCTGCGGGCCGGAGGTGCCGATACCGAGCCGGAAGCGACCGTCGGAGACGTAGTCCAGCCCGGCCGCCGTCATCGCCAGCAGGGTGGGGGTGCGCACGTAGATCGGCACCACACCGGATCCGAGCTCGATGGTCGACGTCTTGGCGGCCAGGTATCCGAGTTGGCTGATGGCGTCATAGGAGTACGCCTCGGCGACCAACGCGATATCGGCGCCGACCTTCTCCAGTTCGACGACCTGCTCGACCGCCTGTTTGAACCCGCCCGCGTAGCTCATGAAGATGCCTGTCCGCATTCGTCAGTTATACACCAACCAGTTGGTTGAGCAAGGCGGTGAGCGTCCGCACGTGTCGGGGTGTTTTCCGTTTTCGCGCCCGACAATGGCGTAAACCGATCCGACAATATCGCTCGCACAGTTATTCTCGTCGAATATCGCAGTATGCGGGGATCGGGTGGAATTTCGATGCGTAAATCGGTGGGGTTCGCACTGGCGGCGGTGCTGGCGGTGTCGTCTGTGCTGTGCATCTCCGCGGCCCGGGTGGCGGTCGCCGAGGTCGGGGCCGGCTGGTTCCCGGTCGGCGCAGTGATCGCCGGCAAGAGTCCGGATCAATTGGGCGACTGGACTGTTCGCTACGAACGCCTGGGTGGTCCGGATCCGGCCATCGTGGATTCGATCAATGCGGTGATCGACGCGGAGGCGCGCGGCCAGGTCGCCACCTACGAACCGAGCGCCACCAAGACTCAGCCCTGGACGCTCGATGTGAACGGCACCCTGTCATTCCGGGAAATCACGGTATCGGCGCTTTTCGTCGGTGAATACGACACCGATATGCCGAATATGCCGATTCACACCGTGGGTACCCGGGTATTCGACAAACGCAGCGGAATTCTGATCAGCTGGGACAATCTGTTCGTCGACAAATCGGCGGGGCTGGCCCGGATCTCGGAGCTCACCAAGGCCATCCTGCCGACCGTCTACGCAC
This region of Mycolicibacterium diernhoferi genomic DNA includes:
- the rplM gene encoding 50S ribosomal protein L13, coding for MPTYTPKAGDTTRSWYVIDAQDVVLGRLAVEAAKLLRGKHKPTFTPNVDGGDFVIVINAEKIAVSGDKLTNKFAYSHSGYPGGLRKRSIGELLEKHPTRVVENAIIGMLPHTKLSRQVQKKLKVYAGPDHPHAAQQPIPFEIKQVAQ
- a CDS encoding ethanolamine ammonia-lyase subunit EutB, whose translation is MIYRQQISGVNYAFDGLVEVLAKATPLRSGDQLAGCAAEHDAERAAAAWVLADLPLQTFLNEDIVAYETDEVTRLIMDTHDRQAFSAISALTVGGLRDWLLETSSHDDSAARIAAIAGGLTPEMVAAVSKIMRNQDLIAVAAAAEVTAAFRTTIGLPGTLATRLQPNHPTDDPRGIAAAVLDGLLLGCGDAVIGINPATDSPHATSDLLHLLDSIRTRYDIPVQSCVLSHITTTIGLIEEGAPVDLVFQSIAGTEGANSAFGVNIALLREGRDAATALGRGTVGDNVMYLETGQGSALSSGTHLGVGGKPVDQQTLETRAYAVARDLNPLLVNTVVGFIGPEYLYDGKQIIRAGLEDHFCGKLLGLPMGVDVCYTNHAEADQNDMDTLLTLLAAARAAFVITVPGADDVMLGYQSLSFHDVLTTRRTLGLRPAPEFEAWMQRVGMVDDAGRLTPFDLTHSPLRALTQAPA
- a CDS encoding histidine phosphatase family protein; its protein translation is MTAIGRATAALLLTVALALVSAPIAAAELRDITLTLVRHAQSAGNASGLIDSSTPGPALTDLGRREAEASTAALRGKGNSYDGVYASTMIRTQQTAQPMAAALREPIVVLPGLREIEAGDYEGLPEADAATTYAAAPLRWLSGDRAARIPGSIDGNEFDARYDEAVQAIYDSGDSNAVAYSHGAATMMWVAMNVRGVDPGTFLTAPMQNTGYFVIRGNPVDGWELVASRMSP
- the glmM gene encoding phosphoglucosamine mutase; the protein is MARLFGTDGVRGVANRDLTAELAVALGSAAARRLTSAGTARRRIAVVGRDPRASGEMLEAAVIAGITSEGIDALRVGVLPTPAVAYLTNAYDADFGVMISASHNPMPDNGIKIFGPGGHKLDDATEDRIEELLNSGPGTRPVGAGIGRVVDAEDALDRYLRHAAKAVTARLDGIKVVVDCANGAASVAAPLAYRAAGAEVITLHADPDGLNINDRCGSTHMEVLQEAVLAHGADLGLAHDGDADRCLAVDATGALIDGDAIMVMMALAMQEAGELASNTLVATVMSNLGLHLAMRAAGIEVRTTAVGDRYVLEELRAGEFSLGGEQSGHIVLPSFGTTGDGIVTGLRVMSRMAQTGVSLAALCEPMHTLPQVLINVAVADKATVAEAVSVRAAVAEAEAELGDTGRILLRPSGTEQVVRVMVEAADEVTARQLAARVAESVSRQG
- the eutC gene encoding ethanolamine ammonia-lyase subunit EutC produces the protein MTAQDPAVREFWDDLRKTTQARIGLGRAGTALPTREVLELAAAHAAARDAVHIPLDVQEICGAVRSVGIGEPVAVTSRATSRDEYLRRPDLGRVPAEDMEVPHSPADIGFVLADGLSPTALSHHGAALLGALVEQLRDRYTLAPPVIATQARVALGDHIAARQGVRTVAVIIGERPGLSVADSLGIYLTHLPRPGCTDADRNCISNIHPPDGLGYAEAARVAAGLVGGAVALGRSGVGLKDTSRLELGAQPTVDGEIA
- a CDS encoding LLM class F420-dependent oxidoreductase yields the protein MRTGIFMSYAGGFKQAVEQVVELEKVGADIALVAEAYSYDAISQLGYLAAKTSTIELGSGVVPIYVRTPTLLAMTAAGLDYVSDGRFRLGIGTSGPQVMEGFHGVPFDAPLGRTREVVDICRQVWRREKVNYEGKHYQIPLPADRGTGLGKPLRLINHPVREDIPITIAALGPKNVELTAEIAQGWQPVFFYPEKADEVWGDALRAGYAKRDPALGPLDIMVSASLAIGEDLDDRLAWAKPQLALYIGGMGARGKNFYHNLATRYGFGEVADHIQDLFLSGKKSEAIAAVPDELVRQVSLVGPRGFVQERLAAYKEAGVTTMLVHPLATDDAEAIRFTEELVSLTGDL
- a CDS encoding DEAD/DEAH box helicase, which produces MSTFADLGLPEAVVTTLAASGIESPFPIQSATLPDSLAGRDVLGRGRTGSGKTYAFLLPVVTRLAASAAPRRSGKPRALILAPTRELATQIDASLAPLAKATNLRSATIFGGVSAGPQIQKLRDGVDIVIACPGRLEDHVKSGHADLSAVEVTVLDEADHMADLGFLPPVKRLLDRTPRNCQRLLFSATLDNGIDVLVDRYLHNPIVHSVDSEQSPVSAMVHHVLHVDGSARFEVLADLAASPGRTIVFARTKYGAKGLARKLNSRGVPAVELHGNLSQNARTRNLGAFSDGSAAVLVATDIAARGIHVDDVNLVVHADPPVEHKAYLHRSGRTARAGNDGTVVTLMLDDQVADVRVLTRKAGVKPTITKFAGTSHPVLQEIAPGERSFSGGLVQETPADQPARTSQQPGRRRRPQRSSGGSGHSGGGHAQGGHSGGGQAGGRGRPRRSGSGAARTGTR
- a CDS encoding DUF3298 domain-containing protein, producing MRKSVGFALAAVLAVSSVLCISAARVAVAEVGAGWFPVGAVIAGKSPDQLGDWTVRYERLGGPDPAIVDSINAVIDAEARGQVATYEPSATKTQPWTLDVNGTLSFREITVSALFVGEYDTDMPNMPIHTVGTRVFDKRSGILISWDNLFVDKSAGLARISELTKAILPTVYAPPRRPGVWQFGSEIAPVDANFRFWIPTAGGIELHFPDGQFGRGAAVITVPWAGVADLIAPVFGPITG
- a CDS encoding type VII secretion target, with product MGFIDAARVDVAAVLDAAHRYDTAAGMLDGAVQRCVTALVFGGARAGREYNAEGEDVRRAVDRAVVALREWSRSCRDVAAQLRVSAAEYEQVDDRAARRIG
- the rpsI gene encoding 30S ribosomal protein S9, with product MAEVVETPEGEVTFEETVVEEAAPREPVYIDRPIQTVGRRKEAVVRVRLVPGTGKFHLDGRSLEAYFPNKVHQQLIKAPLVTVDRVDSFDIYAHLDGGGPSGQAGALRLAIARALILVQPEDRPALKKAGFLTRDPRAIERKKYGLKKARKAPQYSKR